The nucleotide sequence GGATGCCCTTGCCTCCGGTCAAGTCCACAGGTTTTACAATCAGCGGAAACTGCAGTGGGCAGAAATTCTTTTGTTCGAAAGACACGGCAGCGCAACCGGAATTGGGAGCAAGTCCAATGACGGACTTAAATTCATCTACACTTCGCACCACTCTTGCTCGAGGCGTAGGAATACGCAGTCTTTCCGCAAGAGCGCGATACTTATCCTTATGATGAATCTGCAAGCTGGTTTCAAAACTATCATGACCAGGCAAGCCCAGTTTTTCACAAACATAAACCGTACTGAGCAAGGCGAAATCATTGCAACCCGAGCACACGGCGCTAACACCCTCGGCACGGGCCAACTCAAGCATGGCGTCTTTATCACTAAAATCGGCGAAGACATTCTTGTCGGCATAAGGGTGCCCAAGGCCTTCGCGAGCATTACCCGTGGTAATCACAAAGTAGCCCAATTCTTGGGCCGCCTGGATTAAGGGAATTTCAGCGTGACTGCCACCCAATAGTAATAAACGTTTTTGTTCCATAACATAGCACTCGGCAGGTTCACAACCTACTTGAAAAATTCTTCCACCTTGTCACAGACAAAGTCCAGGTCATCCTGAAGCAGCCCGTAGAACATGGGCAAACGCAACAAACGATTGCTTTCTGCCGTAGTAAACTTGTCTTCACCACGGAACTCGCCAAAGCGCTTGCCCGCGGGGGCATTATGGAGCGGAACATAATGGAATACTGCCAGAATTTCATTCTTCACCAAATGGGCAATCATCTTGGTGCGGCCATCCAAATCCGGCATCTTGATATAGAACATGTGGGCATTGTGCTTGCAATGTTCCGGCACCTGGGGCAACTGAATCAAGCCCCGCTGTTCAAGCCCAGCCAAGCGTTCCCTATAGGCATTCCAACTGGCCATACGGTTATCAAAAATCTTATCGGCCTGTTCCAATTCCGCATACAAGTAGGCAGCATTCAATTCGCTGGGCAAGTAGCTGGAACCCAGTTCCACCCAAGTGTACTTATCCACTTCACCGCGATGGAACTGACAACGGTTGGTTCCCTTTTCGCGAATGATTTCTGCATGGTCTGCAAACTTGGGGTCGCGAATGAGAAGGGCTCCGCCCTCCCCCATGCTGTAGTTCTTGGTTTCGTGATAACTGTAGCAACCAAAATCACCCAAGGCACCTAAGGAACGCCCCTTGTAAGTGGCCATCATTCCCTGGGCCGCATCTTCCACCACAAACAAATTATGGCGTTTGGCAATCTCGTTGATTTCATCCATTTCGCAAGCCACACCTGCGTAATGCACCGGCACAATGGCTCGTGTCTTCGGCGTAATAGCAGCCTCAATCAACTTTTCGTCCAAGTTCATGGTATCCGGACGAATATCCACAAACACACACTTGGCACCGCGCATAGCGAACGCATCGGCGGTAGACACAAAGGTAAAGGACGGCATGATCACTTCATCGCCAGGCTTGATATTGCAAAGGAGCGCAGCCATTTCCAAAGCATGGGTGCAACTGGTTGTGAGCAAAGCCTTGGCCGTTCCCGTATGTTCCTTAAGCCAGGCATGGCATTTTTGGTTGAATTGGCCATCGCCACAAATACGGCCACTTTCCACAGCGGCGCGAACATAGTCAAATTCAGATCCAACAAAAGGCGGCTTGTTAAAAGGAATTCTCATACACACCTTAATTCAAAACAACATAGGGAGTCCAGCGTTTATAGAAACGTTCCTGGAACTTCAAGGGCGACAAAATAGGTTCGTGATCACCTTCCACCACAAAACGCACAGTCGGATGCTTACGGGCCAAATCTGCAATTTGACGTAAAGTTTCCATCAGCCGTTCAGTATAAGCGGAATCAAGTTTTTCAACAGGAATGTTATAAGCAGCCTGGGTAACATCACTACCCGGAGCAGTCAAACCCTCGATGGGGAACTTGGTAGACGTGGTGGTCCAAGCCGCAAAAACTCTGGGAGCGGTGACACTCGAAGACGACGGCACCGTCAAAACACTATCCAGCATCTTCACAATATCACCATCCTTCAAGGTCTTATCCCACACAACATGATCAAAGCCAACATTGCGGACGTACTTGAATCGCCATTGCTCAGCACTATCTGATGCCACAAAGAAACGAGTATCAAAACCAGCAGCAGCCAACTGGGCAGGAATAAACAAAGTGTCTCGACGACGTGTTGCCGAATCACGCTTCAGTTCATAAATCAAGTTCTCGCGCTCGGCAGTTCGAGTGCGGCTATACATGCGGCTATGCACACCCACCTGCACAGGAATGTCCGCATCACTGAACACAGACAACTCAGCCTCAAAGCGTTCGTTGTCCATGGGGATGCCCCAGCTTTCCACTAGAACAAAAACATTACTGCGGGTGGAGTCCACATACCTGCGAGCAACAAAGGCAGAATCTTCCACAGAGAACTTCGCCTTGAAAGATTCCGGCAGAACCTTTTGTTCCACAGGCTTGGGAGCCGTGCGATCCAAGTAATCAATCACCGGGAACTGAACCAAAGGCTGAGCCGCATACTGATTATAGGCAGCCAAATGCGCAACCAATGCAACAAACAAAATCAAGTTGATCGTAGGGAAAGTAAAAGAAGGCACCTTCCACATCATGGCTACGGCAAGGCCACAAGTGGCAACCGGCACAATAGCACGCCAGCCCATATCCCAACCCTTGATCGCCATCAAGTTGGAAAAATCCATGAACGCGACAATCAACATGACCGCAGCAATTACCGCCATCGGCACAAAGCGCCATTTCTTGCCAAGTCCCTTGACCCAAGCAAACAGCAACAACAATGCGAACTCTTCAAACCCAAACAAACCGCGCACAATATCCTGCCCCTTCTCGAATGTCAACAAGAAAGGCGCAATAGTAATCAGCGCGCTGGCGACCAATGGATAAACTAATCGCATCATATAATCATTCTCAAATATAACACAAGACCAAGCTTTTCAACCATCTTTGCATTCTTTACACAATGCTTTCCGCTCAATTTCATAACGATTCTCTCTAACAACCTTCTCTAAATCCTCTATTGATGGCAGATTTAGCTGATATTTAGAAGCAAACATCTGCTTAGCATCATTAAGTACAGAATACTTAACTACAGCCTCATCTCCATAACGCATAAGTTTTTGACGAGCTACAAAACAAAAGCCCTTTCCAAGTTCCAATAAAAACTTTTGCAGATGATCAATCAAGCCTTGCTCCACATCGGTTTCGTGAATAGCGGGATAATCGCCGAGGTTCAGAAAGTCTAGAACATAAGGATCGCGTATGAACTCATTCGGTCGCATTTCCTTCATTTTTTCTGCAGCTTCCTTTTTTACAGAACCCACATTTTGGCTTGAAAGGAGCCGTTCGAAATACAAAACAGAAATTTGACGGTCCAGCTGACGTGTAGACCAGGTTTCATTTGCGGCCTCATTCATGTACCACATACGCGCGGTTTCGTCTTTCACCTTAACGAGTAGACGATAATGTGTCCACAGCAATTCGTGACGCAGTGCGTCACGAATTGGAAAATTCTGAAAAAACAAACGCATATACCGCAAATTACTAGCATCATACCCCCTGCCAAATTCTCGCGTCAACCGCGCGGCAAGACTTTCAAGAACACCCTTACCATATTCGGCTCTTTTCTCTCCATTTTGCTCATGCTCAACAATAAGTTTACCGATAGTCCAGTAAGCCTGAACCATTGTAAAGTTTACAGTTTTGTGGACTAGTTTTCGAGCGTCGGAAAGAACGGACCGAACATTTTCATACAAAGAAGAAGGTAAATTTTCCACCACTCATTCTCCCAAGTGGTGCTCTACGCTGCAAAGATACAGGTTACACCCTATATCACCTGGCCAGGAAGCTCTTTCCCAGGTACCCTGCGGGGAAACGTTTTTTCAAAAAATCCCGCGACCGTCAGGCAGATAGTTTGACAGCCGGCCCGTAAGCCGGATTGCATAGAACAACCTAAAGATACACAAACGTTCACTAATCGTCAAGAAGTTTTCTCAATTATTTTTTTGCTTTTAAGCACAGCGCCTCCATTGAAAAAATTTCTTAGAGATTCGATTTACTACATTCCACATTATGAGCGAGCAAAATAACGCCACATTGATTTCCTTTGTCATTCCCTGCTATCGAAGCCAGGGAACCATTGAAACCGTAGTCAACGAAATCCGCGACACAATCACCGCGCAGAACCGTGCCACAAGTTCTTCTGTCATCCCAGGCTACGACCCGGGATCTCCTTGCTACGATTACGAAATCATCCTGGTCAACGACTGCAGCCCCGATGGGGTCTGGAACGTCATCAAGAATCTGGCCGCAACCGACCCCAAAATCAAAGGCATTTGCCTCGCCAAGAATTTCGGCCAGCACTGCGCGCTAATGGCTGGCTACGGCCAAGCCTCCGGCGATTACGTGGTAAGCCTGGATGACGACGGCCAGACTCCCGCCAGCGAAACCTTCAAGCTGGTAAACAAGTTGGAAGAAGGCTTTGATGTGGTGTACGGCTATTACGCCCACAAAAAGGAGCATCTGTTCCGCCGATTCGGTAGCTGGACCAACAAGAAAATGGCAGAAGCTATTATCGGCCAGCCCAAGACTTTGCAGACCACCAGTTTCTTCATCATGAGAAAATTCATCGTCGAAGAAATTGTCCGCTACAACCACCCCTTCGCCTACATCAGCGGCCTGGTATTCCGCGCCACCAAGAATCTGGGCAATGTTCAAGTGGAGCACCGCAGCCGTTTGGAAGGCACCTCCGGCTACACCATCGCAGGCCTCATTCGTCTTTGGATTAACGGTTTCACAGCCTTTAGCGTAAAGCCCCTTCGCGTAGCAACACTCATCGGTTTTATCTGCGCCATCATCGGCGTCGGTGCAGGCGGTTTCGTGGTTTACCAAAAATTGATGCGTCCGGAAATTCCCGTGGGCTATACCAGCCTTTTGGCCAGTATGCTTTTTATCGGCGGCATGATCATGTTGCTGTTGGGCCTTATCGGCGAATACGTAGGCAGAATCTACATCAGCATTAATCAAAGCCCCCAGTATGTGATTAGAGAAAAGGTCTAAGACCAACCTCCTCAATCAAAAAAAGAGAAAATAGGATATGAGCAAAAAAGGTTTTTCCCTTGTTGAAATCATGGTTGTCATCGTGATTATGGGCATCCTAGCTGCCGTTGCCGTACCCCAGGTATTCGGAATGGTAGAAAGAACTCATCGCGGAATTGACGCAACCAACGCCCGCGAAATCAGAAACATTCTTGTAAGAGCTTACGATTCTCACGAACTTGAATTTCCCCAATCAACTCAAAACGATGGTAACGGAAAGAACGTAAACACCACGGTAGCCGTTGTTGTATACAAGGACAAAATGGAATACAGAGCTAGTGGAACCGTTCAAGTAAATGGTGGCGACTGGAGTTCTGATAAGGGTAAGGCATACGATCGTATCCGAAAGCTTTTGGCAGAAGCGGGCTTTGATAAAGTCTCTGTACAAGCAAAGAATCCCAAGGACGGCGGTTGGTCTAGCTATGGAGTAT is from Fibrobacter sp. and encodes:
- a CDS encoding PDDEXK nuclease domain-containing protein; the protein is MENLPSSLYENVRSVLSDARKLVHKTVNFTMVQAYWTIGKLIVEHEQNGEKRAEYGKGVLESLAARLTREFGRGYDASNLRYMRLFFQNFPIRDALRHELLWTHYRLLVKVKDETARMWYMNEAANETWSTRQLDRQISVLYFERLLSSQNVGSVKKEAAEKMKEMRPNEFIRDPYVLDFLNLGDYPAIHETDVEQGLIDHLQKFLLELGKGFCFVARQKLMRYGDEAVVKYSVLNDAKQMFASKYQLNLPSIEDLEKVVRENRYEIERKALCKECKDG
- the rffA gene encoding dTDP-4-amino-4,6-dideoxygalactose transaminase, which produces MRIPFNKPPFVGSEFDYVRAAVESGRICGDGQFNQKCHAWLKEHTGTAKALLTTSCTHALEMAALLCNIKPGDEVIMPSFTFVSTADAFAMRGAKCVFVDIRPDTMNLDEKLIEAAITPKTRAIVPVHYAGVACEMDEINEIAKRHNLFVVEDAAQGMMATYKGRSLGALGDFGCYSYHETKNYSMGEGGALLIRDPKFADHAEIIREKGTNRCQFHRGEVDKYTWVELGSSYLPSELNAAYLYAELEQADKIFDNRMASWNAYRERLAGLEQRGLIQLPQVPEHCKHNAHMFYIKMPDLDGRTKMIAHLVKNEILAVFHYVPLHNAPAGKRFGEFRGEDKFTTAESNRLLRLPMFYGLLQDDLDFVCDKVEEFFK
- a CDS encoding glycosyltransferase family 2 protein, with amino-acid sequence MSEQNNATLISFVIPCYRSQGTIETVVNEIRDTITAQNRATSSSVIPGYDPGSPCYDYEIILVNDCSPDGVWNVIKNLAATDPKIKGICLAKNFGQHCALMAGYGQASGDYVVSLDDDGQTPASETFKLVNKLEEGFDVVYGYYAHKKEHLFRRFGSWTNKKMAEAIIGQPKTLQTTSFFIMRKFIVEEIVRYNHPFAYISGLVFRATKNLGNVQVEHRSRLEGTSGYTIAGLIRLWINGFTAFSVKPLRVATLIGFICAIIGVGAGGFVVYQKLMRPEIPVGYTSLLASMLFIGGMIMLLLGLIGEYVGRIYISINQSPQYVIREKV